The following nucleotide sequence is from Nitrospirota bacterium.
GACGGATACCCTGGTCCTGGTAGTTCATGTCCGCTCTGTCGGACTTTGCAAGAATATTTACCCTGACAGCCCTTATGGTGGAAGGGGTTCCTATTACTCCGGCATTTACTCCATCATATAAATAATCATTCGTGTCGAAATCAAGGTCACCGTCCTGATCATCCATCAGCCCGTCGCTACCGGCGGCCAAAGTAATATTGTCGATTGCATCAACAGTGTATGCAAACTGAAGGTCTTCTATATTTTCAGCTATAACTTCATCGTCAGATGTGGCTATTCCTGTGCAGGTAGTCGGATCGCCGCCCCCGCGTATTCTTCGCAGAAGAGGCTTATTGATGTTAGTATTGTCAATGCAATATGTAGCGTCTTCAACAAGATACACAGGCCTGCCTGTATCACATAAACCGTCGCCGTCTGTGTCGACTAACGGGACCGATGTCTGGGTAATTGTGATAGGAGAAGAAAGACAGATACCATTTGCATCGAGGGCACAGTTCTGGACCTGAACAAAATTCATTCCGTCAATGCTCAGATATCTTTTATTGCTAACATTGGGGCCGTCCTGACCGGTATAAATTATGCTGATTTGCGTAGTCGTAAAGAATGACATACGGGATGGCGCCGGACAAGAGGTGGCGGGACCCGTTCCAAC
It contains:
- a CDS encoding PilW family protein, yielding MPYLNDKGYTLTELIIAITISLILMAAASATYIAQNRSFVVQENVSEVNTQSKIAHDMLINDIRSAGFGTPDDMNENTINGFTAVITPVDGGNNASDAITIVGGFRMIGTAWPVGTGPATSCPAPSRMSFFTTTQISIIYTGQDGPNVSNKRYLSIDGMNFVQVQNCALDANGICLSSPITITQTSVPLVDTDGDGLCDTGRPVYLVEDATYCIDNTNINKPLLRRIRGGGDPTTCTGIATSDDEVIAENIEDLQFAYTVDAIDNITLAAGSDGLMDDQDGDLDFDTNDYLYDGVNAGVIGTPSTIRAVRVNILAKSDRADMNYQDQGIRPAAIENRNHPQGTDNLRRRWWQTIVTMKNK